One Thermoanaerobaculia bacterium DNA window includes the following coding sequences:
- the larB gene encoding nickel pincer cofactor biosynthesis protein LarB, protein MKPQRLKELLEEVASGLRSPAEALADLAELPFADLDFARLDLHRELRTGHPEVVYGEGKRWEDLVAICRRFAAAHGRFLVTRLASEAGLRLASEFAGAIHHERARIVTLGSEPRSEAGEIALLAAGTSDLPVAEEAAVCLEHFGHRVERFTDVGVAGLHRLLDRLPALRRAQVVIAVAGMDGALAALAAGLVAAPVVAVPTSVGYGAAFGGLAPLLTMLNSCAPGVAVVNIDNGFGAAIVASRIVRSLPPSPPSSGTGREGA, encoded by the coding sequence ATGAAGCCGCAACGACTCAAGGAACTGCTCGAAGAGGTCGCCTCCGGCCTGCGATCGCCGGCGGAGGCACTCGCCGACCTGGCCGAGCTGCCGTTCGCCGATCTCGATTTCGCCAGGCTCGACCTCCACCGCGAGCTGCGCACGGGGCATCCGGAGGTGGTGTACGGCGAGGGCAAGCGCTGGGAGGATCTCGTTGCAATCTGTCGCCGCTTTGCAGCGGCGCACGGCCGCTTTCTGGTGACCCGGCTCGCGAGCGAGGCCGGACTTCGACTCGCGTCGGAGTTCGCCGGAGCGATCCATCACGAACGGGCGCGCATCGTCACGCTGGGGAGCGAGCCCCGGAGCGAGGCGGGCGAGATCGCTCTCCTCGCCGCCGGGACTTCCGATCTGCCGGTAGCGGAGGAGGCTGCGGTCTGCCTCGAGCACTTCGGCCACCGGGTCGAGCGCTTCACCGACGTCGGCGTCGCCGGCCTGCATCGCCTGCTCGACCGCCTGCCGGCCCTGCGGCGCGCACAGGTCGTCATCGCAGTCGCCGGCATGGACGGCGCCCTGGCGGCGCTCGCCGCCGGCCTGGTCGCTGCCCCGGTCGTCGCTGTGCCGACGAGCGTGGGCTACGGCGCCGCGTTCGGCGGTCTCGCGCCACTTCTCACGATGCTCAACTCGTGCGCGCCGGGCGTCGCCGTGGTCAACATCGACAACGGCTTCGGCGCGGCAATCGTGGCGAGCCGCATCGTGAGGTCGCTGCCGCCGTCGCCTCCGTCCTCAGGGACAGGTCGCGAAGGCGCCTGA
- the larE gene encoding ATP-dependent sacrificial sulfur transferase LarE, with protein MNEHALRLRRGIEQDLAAGGPLLVAFSGGVDSAVVAALAARALGGRALAVTAAAETLAGAELDQARALAIEIGIAHEVVTYSELDDPEYVANPAWRCYVCQGMRMRTMVRLARERGISRVCDGTNASDPGPARPGLRAVREQGVESPLLAHGVTKELVREIARGLGLSAWDRPANACLSSRIPHGQAVTLAKLRRVERAESLLLARGFRVVRVRHDEASARVEVGGDEVSRLASIWRELVPDLLALGFRGATLEPAGYRSGGADRLAGA; from the coding sequence ATGAACGAGCACGCCCTTCGCCTCCGCCGGGGGATCGAGCAGGACCTCGCCGCGGGTGGTCCGTTGCTGGTCGCGTTCTCGGGCGGCGTCGATTCCGCGGTGGTCGCAGCGCTCGCGGCGCGCGCTCTCGGCGGGCGGGCGCTGGCAGTGACCGCAGCGGCGGAGACCCTCGCCGGAGCCGAGCTCGACCAGGCGCGGGCGCTCGCCATCGAGATCGGCATCGCACACGAGGTCGTAACCTATTCCGAGCTCGACGACCCCGAGTACGTGGCCAATCCCGCCTGGCGCTGCTATGTGTGCCAGGGGATGCGCATGAGGACGATGGTCCGCCTGGCACGCGAACGGGGTATCTCGCGGGTCTGCGATGGCACCAACGCCTCGGATCCCGGGCCGGCCCGGCCCGGCCTCCGCGCGGTGCGCGAGCAGGGTGTCGAGAGTCCGCTGCTCGCCCACGGCGTGACCAAGGAGCTGGTGCGCGAGATCGCGCGCGGCCTCGGCCTCTCGGCCTGGGACCGGCCTGCGAATGCCTGCCTGTCGTCGCGGATCCCGCACGGGCAGGCGGTGACTCTGGCCAAGCTGCGTCGGGTCGAGCGCGCCGAGAGCCTGTTGCTGGCGCGCGGCTTCCGGGTGGTGCGGGTCCGGCACGATGAGGCCAGCGCCCGCGTCGAGGTGGGCGGCGACGAGGTGAGTCGGCTGGCGTCGATCTGGCGGGAGCTGGTGCCCGATCTCCTCGCGCTCGGATTCCGCGGCGCGACACTCGAGCCCGCGGGGTACCGCAGCGGTGGCGCCGACCGGCTTGCCGGCGCATGA
- a CDS encoding TIGR00730 family Rossman fold protein, which produces MKSLGVFCGSHAGRGEIYRTAAAQFGREVARRGITIVYGGGNVGLMGVLADAALATGGRVVGVLPRFLMDREVGHAGLSELHLVDSMHERKAKMAELSDAFVALPGGLGTLEEIFEAWTWVVLGLQQKPCGLLTVGNYYDPLLAFLDRAVEEGFVSPGHRGLLKVANDPAVLLSKLASAGRPPLSPPAADESRL; this is translated from the coding sequence ATGAAGAGCCTCGGCGTCTTCTGCGGGTCGCATGCCGGTCGCGGCGAGATCTACCGCACGGCGGCGGCTCAGTTCGGGCGGGAGGTGGCGCGGCGAGGCATCACGATCGTCTACGGCGGCGGCAACGTCGGTCTCATGGGTGTCCTCGCGGACGCCGCGCTCGCAACCGGGGGAAGGGTGGTCGGCGTGCTGCCCCGCTTCCTGATGGATCGCGAGGTTGGGCATGCCGGACTGTCGGAGCTGCATCTCGTCGACTCGATGCACGAGCGCAAGGCGAAGATGGCCGAGCTGTCCGACGCTTTCGTCGCACTGCCCGGCGGGCTGGGGACGCTCGAGGAGATCTTCGAAGCGTGGACCTGGGTCGTGCTAGGGCTGCAGCAGAAGCCGTGCGGGCTGCTCACCGTCGGCAATTACTACGATCCCCTGCTGGCGTTTCTCGATCGCGCCGTGGAGGAGGGCTTCGTCAGCCCGGGACATCGCGGGCTGCTCAAGGTGGCGAACGACCCCGCCGTCCTGCTGTCGAAGCTCGCGAGCGCCGGCCGGCCGCCCCTGTCGCCACCGGCTGCCGACGAGAGCCGCCTCTGA
- the gcvP gene encoding aminomethyl-transferring glycine dehydrogenase translates to MPRPTASSCSRGSTELFEPLDTFVRRHIGSNDAEIGEMLQALGLDSIDALVAETVPASIRAARSLAIDASGRNRAPGEQEMLDRLQTLAARNRRSRSYLGLGYHASRMPGVIQRNILENPGWYTQYTPYQAEIAQGRLEALLNFQTMIADLTALPISNASLLDEATAAAEAMHMCAAIHPHLEKIERPVFFVDRACHPQTIAVVQTRARAVGIEIETGDPFQCDFAGGRIFGVLVQYPTTEGKVLDYAPLADLAHSGNALMVVAADLLALTLLRAPGEFGADIAVGSTQRFGLPMGYGGPHAAFMSVRDEYKRQMPGRIIGMSKDSAGNPAIRMALQTREQHIRREKATSNICTAQVLPAILASMYAVYHGPEGLRAIAMRIHQMTVALAEGLRRAGHTLAEEPFFDTLSVELNAAAGGDADGLLGDASRRGINLRKLGPRSVGISLDETVGADDIADLLDLFGTDPQALEALAAVAARSAIPAPHARTSEILAHPVFHRYHTEHEMLRYLRRLESRDLSLAHSMIALGSCTMKLNATSEMVPLSWPDLADLHPFAPTEEAQGYAQMLSDLERWLCEVTGFAAVSLQPNAGSQGEYTGLLVIRAFHEMRGEGHRNVCLIPVSAHGTNPASAVMAGMKVVAVACDEHGNIDIADLEARAAEHAAQLAAIMVTYPSTHGVFEESIGRLCEIVHAHGGQVYLDGANMNAQVGLCRPGDYGADVCHLNLHKTFCIPHGGGGPGMGPIGVARHLAPFLPGHPLVRCGGEQAIGPVAAAPWGSALILAIPWMYIAMMGGDGLERATQVAILNANYMAARLGAHFPVLYRGANGRVAHEFILDLRPFKASAGIEAEDVAKRLMDFGFHAPTMSFPVPGTLMIEPTESESKRELDRFCEAMIAIREEIRAVEDGRIDRKNNPLKNAPHTAAVIAGESWDRPYTRGQAIFPREWVRDGKFFPAVGRIDNVYGDRNLVCLCPPVEEYAGR, encoded by the coding sequence ATGCCGAGGCCTACGGCGAGTTCGTGCAGCAGGGGAAGCACTGAGTTGTTCGAGCCGCTCGACACCTTCGTCCGCCGCCATATCGGATCGAACGACGCGGAGATCGGCGAAATGCTCCAGGCGCTCGGCCTGGACTCGATCGATGCGCTCGTAGCGGAGACCGTCCCGGCGTCGATTCGCGCCGCCCGGTCGCTCGCGATCGATGCCTCCGGTCGAAACCGGGCGCCCGGCGAGCAGGAGATGCTCGACCGGCTCCAGACTCTCGCAGCGCGCAACCGGCGCTCACGCTCCTACCTCGGACTCGGGTACCACGCGTCGCGCATGCCCGGCGTCATCCAGCGGAACATCCTCGAGAATCCGGGCTGGTACACCCAGTACACGCCCTACCAGGCCGAGATCGCGCAAGGACGTCTGGAGGCGCTGCTCAACTTCCAGACCATGATCGCCGACCTGACCGCGCTGCCGATTTCGAACGCCTCGCTTCTCGACGAGGCCACCGCGGCGGCCGAGGCGATGCACATGTGCGCCGCGATCCATCCGCACCTCGAGAAGATCGAGCGGCCGGTGTTCTTCGTCGACCGCGCCTGCCATCCGCAGACGATCGCCGTCGTCCAGACGCGAGCCCGGGCGGTGGGTATCGAGATCGAGACCGGCGATCCCTTCCAGTGCGATTTCGCTGGCGGACGGATCTTCGGAGTGCTGGTGCAGTACCCGACCACCGAGGGCAAAGTCCTCGACTACGCCCCGCTCGCCGACCTCGCCCATTCCGGTAACGCCCTCATGGTCGTCGCAGCCGATCTGCTGGCGCTCACGCTCCTGCGGGCTCCGGGGGAGTTCGGCGCCGACATCGCTGTCGGCTCGACGCAGCGCTTCGGGCTGCCGATGGGATACGGCGGACCTCACGCCGCCTTCATGTCGGTGCGCGACGAGTACAAGCGCCAGATGCCCGGACGGATCATCGGCATGTCGAAGGACAGCGCCGGAAATCCCGCCATCCGCATGGCGCTGCAGACGCGCGAACAGCACATCCGGCGCGAGAAGGCGACCTCCAACATCTGCACCGCGCAGGTGCTGCCGGCGATCCTCGCGTCGATGTACGCCGTCTATCACGGCCCCGAAGGACTACGAGCGATCGCGATGCGCATTCACCAAATGACGGTGGCGCTCGCCGAAGGTCTCCGGCGCGCCGGCCACACGCTGGCGGAGGAGCCGTTCTTCGACACCCTCTCCGTCGAGCTCAATGCAGCGGCCGGCGGCGACGCCGACGGCCTGCTTGGCGACGCCTCGCGGCGCGGCATCAACCTGCGCAAGCTCGGCCCCCGCAGTGTGGGCATCTCGCTCGACGAGACCGTTGGCGCCGACGACATCGCCGACCTGCTCGACCTCTTCGGTACCGATCCGCAGGCTCTCGAAGCCCTCGCCGCTGTCGCCGCCCGCTCCGCGATTCCTGCGCCGCATGCGCGCACCTCGGAGATCCTCGCCCATCCGGTCTTCCACCGCTACCACACCGAGCACGAGATGCTGCGCTACCTGCGGCGGCTGGAGTCGCGCGACCTCTCCCTCGCGCACTCGATGATCGCCCTGGGCTCGTGCACGATGAAGCTCAACGCGACCTCCGAGATGGTCCCGCTGTCGTGGCCCGACCTCGCCGATCTGCACCCGTTCGCGCCGACGGAGGAGGCCCAGGGCTATGCCCAGATGCTCTCCGACCTCGAACGGTGGCTTTGCGAGGTCACCGGCTTCGCGGCGGTCTCGCTGCAGCCGAACGCAGGCAGCCAGGGGGAGTACACCGGCCTCCTCGTGATCCGGGCCTTCCACGAGATGCGCGGCGAGGGGCATCGCAATGTGTGCCTGATTCCGGTCTCGGCACACGGCACCAACCCGGCCTCGGCGGTGATGGCCGGGATGAAGGTCGTAGCGGTCGCGTGCGACGAGCACGGCAACATCGACATTGCCGACCTCGAAGCGCGCGCCGCCGAACACGCCGCTCAACTCGCCGCGATCATGGTGACCTACCCCTCGACGCACGGTGTGTTCGAGGAGTCGATCGGCCGGCTGTGCGAGATCGTGCACGCCCATGGCGGCCAGGTCTACCTCGACGGCGCCAACATGAACGCCCAGGTCGGACTCTGCCGGCCCGGCGACTACGGTGCCGACGTCTGCCACCTGAACCTGCACAAGACGTTCTGCATCCCGCACGGCGGCGGCGGTCCGGGCATGGGCCCGATCGGCGTCGCCCGGCATCTCGCTCCCTTCCTGCCCGGACATCCGCTGGTGCGCTGCGGTGGCGAGCAGGCGATCGGCCCGGTGGCAGCGGCGCCCTGGGGGAGCGCGCTGATCCTGGCGATTCCATGGATGTACATCGCCATGATGGGCGGCGACGGTCTCGAGCGCGCTACGCAGGTGGCGATCCTCAACGCCAACTACATGGCCGCCCGCCTCGGTGCGCACTTCCCGGTGCTCTACCGCGGCGCCAACGGGCGCGTCGCGCACGAGTTCATCCTCGACCTGCGTCCGTTCAAGGCGAGCGCCGGAATCGAGGCCGAAGATGTCGCCAAACGACTCATGGACTTCGGTTTCCACGCCCCGACCATGTCGTTCCCCGTACCCGGGACGCTGATGATCGAGCCGACCGAGAGCGAGTCGAAGCGCGAGCTCGACCGCTTTTGCGAAGCGATGATCGCCATCCGCGAGGAGATCCGCGCGGTCGAAGACGGCAGGATCGACCGCAAGAACAACCCGCTCAAGAACGCCCCGCACACCGCCGCGGTCATCGCCGGCGAGAGCTGGGATCGTCCGTATACACGCGGGCAGGCGATCTTCCCGCGCGAGTGGGTGCGGGACGGCAAGTTCTTTCCGGCTGTCGGCCGGATCGACAACGTCTACGGCGATCGCAACCTCGTCTGCCTCTGTCCTCCCGTGGAGGAGTACGCGGGCCGCTGA
- the gcvH gene encoding glycine cleavage system protein GcvH — protein sequence MYPEDYRYTTEHEWVRVEDDIAVLGVTDFAQKELGEVVFVELPQVGHVYDAGDEIGTIESVKAVAEVFTPIAGEIVEVNEALADDPELINEDPHVDGWLVKVRYSASSDLDSLMDAEAYGEFVQQGKH from the coding sequence ATGTATCCGGAAGACTATCGCTACACGACGGAACACGAATGGGTGCGGGTCGAAGACGACATCGCCGTACTCGGGGTCACGGACTTCGCCCAGAAGGAGTTGGGAGAGGTCGTCTTCGTCGAGCTGCCGCAGGTCGGGCATGTCTACGACGCCGGCGACGAGATCGGTACGATCGAGTCGGTCAAGGCGGTCGCCGAGGTCTTCACCCCGATCGCCGGCGAGATCGTCGAGGTCAACGAGGCGTTGGCCGACGACCCGGAGCTGATCAACGAGGACCCGCACGTCGACGGCTGGCTGGTCAAGGTGCGCTATTCCGCCTCCTCGGACCTCGACAGCCTGATGGATGCCGAGGCCTACGGCGAGTTCGTGCAGCAGGGGAAGCACTGA
- the gcvT gene encoding glycine cleavage system aminomethyltransferase GcvT encodes MSADPILRRTPLYEAHVAAGGKIVDFAGWEMPVQYQGLIDEHRAVRTAAGLFDCSHMGEFAIAGPGALAFVQSFTPNDVSKLALGRIHYSALLTPEGTFIDDLLVYRMGDEEFMLVVNASNIEGDFAWVASLPRPASVTLENRSDQFALLALQGPRSVAILQPLTATPLAPIKYYGFAHGEVAGRKAILSRTGYTGEDGFEIFVAPQDAMDLWRALFAAGGPAGLVPAGLGARDTLRLEAGMALYGHEIDRATTPWDARLDWTVKLEKGDFIGRSALVAARARGESRHLVGYEVESRGIARQGCAIMKDGQQVGVVTSGTWSPTFEKALGMAYVPVAMAAVGTGVEIDVRGKLLQARVTALPFYKRSR; translated from the coding sequence ATGTCCGCCGACCCGATTCTTCGCCGCACGCCGCTCTACGAAGCTCATGTTGCCGCCGGTGGGAAGATCGTCGATTTCGCCGGCTGGGAGATGCCCGTGCAGTACCAGGGGCTGATCGACGAACATCGCGCGGTGCGCACGGCGGCCGGTCTCTTCGACTGCTCGCACATGGGGGAGTTCGCGATCGCCGGGCCGGGTGCCCTGGCGTTCGTGCAGAGCTTCACGCCGAACGATGTGTCGAAGCTCGCCCTCGGGCGTATCCACTACAGCGCGCTGCTCACCCCCGAAGGCACCTTCATCGACGACCTGCTGGTCTACCGCATGGGGGATGAGGAGTTCATGCTGGTCGTGAACGCCTCGAACATCGAGGGCGACTTCGCCTGGGTCGCGTCGCTGCCGCGCCCCGCGAGCGTGACCCTCGAGAACCGCTCCGACCAGTTCGCCCTGCTCGCGTTGCAGGGTCCACGCTCGGTCGCGATCCTGCAGCCGCTCACCGCGACGCCACTCGCACCGATCAAGTACTACGGCTTCGCGCACGGTGAAGTCGCCGGCCGGAAGGCGATCCTCTCGCGCACCGGATACACCGGAGAGGATGGCTTCGAGATCTTCGTCGCACCGCAGGATGCGATGGATCTCTGGCGGGCGCTGTTCGCCGCCGGCGGGCCGGCCGGCCTGGTGCCGGCGGGGCTCGGAGCCCGCGACACCCTGCGCCTCGAGGCCGGCATGGCGCTCTACGGCCATGAGATCGACCGCGCGACGACTCCGTGGGACGCCCGGCTGGACTGGACGGTGAAGCTCGAGAAGGGTGACTTCATCGGCCGTTCCGCGCTGGTCGCTGCGCGGGCGCGCGGCGAGAGCCGCCATCTGGTCGGCTACGAGGTCGAGTCGCGCGGCATCGCCCGCCAGGGCTGCGCGATCATGAAGGATGGACAGCAGGTGGGGGTCGTGACCAGCGGAACCTGGAGCCCCACCTTCGAGAAGGCGCTCGGCATGGCCTATGTTCCGGTCGCGATGGCCGCGGTCGGCACTGGCGTAGAGATCGACGTGCGCGGCAAGCTCCTGCAGGCCCGCGTCACCGCCCTGCCGTTCTACAAGCGATCACGCTAG
- a CDS encoding DUF1800 domain-containing protein, with protein MNVHPSRERRRRPAPAPSAPAGRSRRSLLLPLSGDAYRPAREMRRPEGPEGPGEESLTPPALAVLALTRLAFGPTAGDIAAFNALGGNDLQRLTAWVDQQLAPATLPDAACDARIAASGFSTLGKSLTQLFLDHHVADPEWYERIRPATETELATWTRAVYSKRQLFEVLVDFWHNHFNVYAWEFIEAPLWVHHDRDVIRAHALGNFRQMLEAVVKSPAMLVYLDNYINFAADLDGNPVGSNENFAREMIELHCLGAENSHGNLPREQVPGYPNPTGYCQADVVDVARALTGWTFAIDWVQWDCPEGLDNDGHFFYCDEAHDTLPKQVLGTSIPGGGTAASDGAAVLDRLASHPAAGRFIARKLCRRLVGDFPPQSLVDSAGALFTAQWQAPDQIRQVVRHIVLSNEFRTTWGEKVKRPFEIAASALRAGGANFPFTTFLADEDAVNSFHWFFEAGGQALFAWHPPNGYPDVRGAWQSANPRVALWRLVNWLVEADQDDNDRFLSIVDATLASPARSAEAIVDFWIARIFGRALAAADRGELVDFMAAGHNPTFALPIHTNDWPDYTQDRLRSLVGLMLMSPEFLWR; from the coding sequence ATGAACGTTCATCCGAGCCGGGAGCGTCGTCGCCGCCCTGCGCCAGCGCCATCGGCTCCGGCCGGCCGGTCGCGGCGCAGCCTCCTCCTTCCGCTTTCCGGGGACGCCTATCGGCCGGCCCGCGAGATGCGCCGCCCGGAAGGCCCGGAAGGACCCGGGGAGGAGTCCCTCACACCTCCGGCCCTGGCAGTCCTGGCGCTCACCCGGCTGGCCTTCGGCCCGACCGCGGGCGATATCGCAGCTTTCAACGCCCTGGGCGGCAACGACCTCCAGCGGCTCACCGCCTGGGTCGATCAGCAACTCGCCCCGGCGACGCTCCCCGACGCCGCCTGCGACGCCCGAATCGCGGCGAGCGGCTTCAGCACGCTCGGCAAGAGCCTGACGCAGCTCTTCCTCGACCATCACGTCGCCGACCCGGAGTGGTACGAGCGCATCCGCCCTGCCACCGAGACCGAGCTCGCGACCTGGACCCGTGCGGTCTATTCGAAGCGCCAGCTCTTCGAGGTCCTGGTCGATTTCTGGCACAACCACTTCAATGTCTACGCCTGGGAGTTCATCGAGGCCCCTCTCTGGGTGCACCACGATCGCGACGTCATTCGCGCCCACGCGCTGGGGAACTTCCGGCAGATGCTCGAAGCCGTGGTGAAGTCGCCGGCGATGCTCGTCTACCTCGACAACTACATCAATTTCGCCGCCGATCTCGATGGGAATCCGGTCGGGTCGAACGAGAACTTCGCCCGCGAAATGATCGAGCTCCACTGCCTTGGTGCCGAGAACTCCCACGGCAATCTGCCGCGCGAGCAGGTGCCCGGTTACCCCAACCCCACCGGCTATTGCCAGGCGGACGTCGTGGACGTGGCGCGCGCCCTCACCGGCTGGACCTTCGCCATCGACTGGGTGCAGTGGGACTGTCCCGAAGGTCTCGACAACGACGGTCACTTCTTCTATTGCGACGAGGCGCACGATACGCTGCCGAAGCAGGTGCTGGGGACGTCGATCCCCGGCGGCGGCACTGCCGCCAGCGACGGCGCAGCGGTGCTCGACCGCCTTGCCTCCCACCCCGCCGCCGGCCGCTTCATCGCCCGCAAGCTCTGCCGCCGATTGGTGGGCGACTTCCCGCCGCAGTCGCTCGTCGACTCCGCGGGCGCGCTCTTCACCGCCCAGTGGCAGGCCCCGGACCAGATCCGCCAGGTCGTCCGCCACATCGTGCTGTCGAACGAGTTCCGCACCACCTGGGGCGAGAAGGTGAAGCGGCCGTTCGAGATCGCCGCCTCCGCCCTGCGGGCCGGTGGTGCGAACTTCCCGTTCACGACTTTCCTGGCCGACGAGGACGCGGTCAACAGCTTTCACTGGTTCTTCGAGGCCGGCGGACAGGCGCTCTTCGCCTGGCATCCGCCGAACGGCTATCCGGACGTCCGCGGCGCCTGGCAGAGCGCCAATCCGCGCGTCGCCCTCTGGCGGCTGGTGAACTGGCTCGTCGAGGCGGACCAGGACGACAACGACCGCTTCCTGAGCATCGTCGACGCGACCCTCGCCTCGCCGGCGCGATCGGCCGAAGCGATCGTCGACTTCTGGATCGCGCGCATCTTCGGCCGGGCGCTCGCCGCCGCCGACCGGGGCGAGCTGGTCGATTTCATGGCCGCCGGGCACAATCCGACGTTCGCGCTTCCCATCCACACCAACGACTGGCCCGACTACACCCAGGACCGCCTGCGCAGCCTCGTCGGGCTGATGCTCATGTCGCCCGAATTCCTCTGGCGCTGA
- a CDS encoding DUF1501 domain-containing protein, whose protein sequence is MCSPTRRGFLVGCSTAIASLAGSRFNSFAFAQGSGGGGSNDEILVVLFLRGGQDGLNLVVPTGGASNDRQFYEQARPNLRLPISGPGAALPLGTLGGTSFGLHPGAAGLHELFQDGRLAVVTACGMAANERSHFDSMNWMELGTPGVSNITNGWLTRHFQSATNLPSEIIMPSLAVGGTQTISLLASYDTINLASVDSFSLSTGPWAWRSPQRTALRHLYGGGASWLHQAGLQALDAVDIVELYASGAYTPANGAVYPQTWFGENLQTIAQMVKLDLGLRVATLDLGGWDTHENQGNAGGGMYAGLVEELSQGLAALYADLDGAGAANYTQRLTVVVMSEFGRRFAENADAGTDHGHGNNMLVLSGNAIGGLHGTWPGLAEGQLNDGDVEVTTDFRRVLSEILIRRLGNPHLGTVFPGYQAYSPLGVVAGVDFPPVGADLFTDDFEGGDPSRWSVVAG, encoded by the coding sequence ATGTGTTCGCCTACACGCCGGGGATTCCTGGTCGGCTGTTCCACCGCCATCGCGAGCCTCGCCGGTTCGCGCTTCAACTCGTTCGCCTTCGCCCAGGGGAGCGGCGGTGGTGGGTCGAACGACGAGATCCTCGTCGTGCTCTTCCTGCGCGGCGGCCAGGACGGGCTCAACCTCGTCGTCCCGACCGGCGGGGCCTCGAACGACCGGCAGTTCTACGAACAGGCGCGACCCAACCTGCGCCTGCCGATCTCCGGACCCGGCGCTGCTCTCCCGCTCGGCACGCTCGGAGGGACCAGCTTCGGCCTTCACCCGGGAGCGGCGGGGCTGCACGAGCTCTTCCAGGACGGCAGGCTCGCGGTGGTCACCGCCTGCGGCATGGCGGCCAACGAGCGCAGCCACTTCGACTCGATGAACTGGATGGAGTTGGGCACCCCCGGGGTCAGCAACATCACCAACGGCTGGCTGACGCGCCACTTCCAGTCGGCGACCAATCTGCCGTCCGAGATCATCATGCCGTCGCTCGCGGTGGGTGGCACCCAGACCATCTCGCTGCTCGCGAGCTACGACACCATCAACCTCGCGAGCGTCGATTCGTTCTCCCTTTCGACCGGTCCCTGGGCCTGGCGGAGCCCGCAGCGCACGGCTCTGCGCCACCTCTACGGCGGCGGCGCGAGCTGGCTACATCAGGCAGGCCTGCAGGCCCTCGATGCGGTCGACATCGTCGAGCTCTACGCCAGCGGCGCCTACACGCCGGCGAACGGCGCCGTCTACCCGCAGACCTGGTTCGGCGAGAACCTCCAGACGATCGCGCAGATGGTGAAGCTCGACCTCGGCCTGCGCGTCGCGACGCTCGACCTGGGGGGTTGGGACACGCACGAGAACCAGGGCAATGCCGGCGGAGGAATGTACGCCGGGCTGGTCGAGGAGCTGTCGCAGGGCCTGGCCGCCCTCTATGCCGACCTCGATGGCGCCGGCGCGGCGAACTACACCCAGCGCCTGACCGTCGTCGTGATGAGCGAATTCGGCAGGCGCTTCGCCGAGAACGCCGACGCCGGCACCGACCATGGGCACGGCAACAACATGCTCGTCCTGTCGGGCAACGCCATCGGCGGACTGCACGGCACCTGGCCGGGTCTCGCCGAGGGCCAGCTGAACGACGGCGATGTCGAGGTCACGACCGACTTCCGGCGCGTCCTCTCGGAGATCCTGATTCGCCGCCTGGGCAACCCGCACCTCGGCACGGTCTTCCCCGGCTATCAGGCCTACAGTCCGCTCGGCGTCGTCGCCGGAGTCGACTTTCCGCCGGTCGGCGCCGACCTCTTCACCGACGACTTCGAGGGCGGTGACCCCAGCCGGTGGAGCGTCGTCGCCGGCTGA